A section of the bacterium genome encodes:
- a CDS encoding metalloregulator ArsR/SmtB family transcription factor has translation MKARRDYESICETLFRRFKPAFFKALCDPNRLAIVARLACASGPMTVSEVGGCCGVHISGVSRHLAMLRDAGIVSAEKNGREVSYRLNPGLLAGALRAAADAIENSVEPAKPQPPKMEKKR, from the coding sequence ATGAAAGCCCGACGCGACTACGAAAGCATTTGCGAGACCCTCTTCCGGCGGTTCAAGCCCGCGTTTTTCAAGGCGCTGTGCGACCCGAACCGGCTGGCGATCGTCGCCCGGCTGGCGTGTGCGAGCGGGCCGATGACCGTTTCCGAGGTCGGCGGATGTTGCGGCGTGCATATCTCGGGCGTATCCCGTCATCTCGCGATGTTGCGCGACGCAGGCATCGTGAGCGCGGAGAAAAACGGGCGCGAGGTTTCTTATCGGCTCAATCCGGGCTTGCTGGCCGGCGCGTTGCGCGCGGCGGCGGACGCGATCGAAAACAGCGTCGAGCCCGCAAAACCCCAACCACCGAAAATGGAGAAGAAGCGATGA
- a CDS encoding PKD domain-containing protein — translation MLRLRVFFMPVLLILVALSGAACSCGDDDDDGDNDVDDDVADDDTAADDDTGDDDTSPDDDNADDDDVDDDDADDDDTGDDDFENEPLAVADCDAACVAIDEDVNFDASASTDPNGETLTFAWDFGDGGSASGASTTHAFDAAGAYRVTLTATNESGLSDESTCVVGAGDFPVVTPAIDAIDFSPNRFDPAIIETGDKPTDGGLVYGFFVAPQNTTPDAILVNGLNGHPGDAPVSWCELTPPSLNAGDVGIVRCHSYDPAFNAGESVTLAVMDGATTIWTKTATIPAPSLTPSLITASVDGKEILVHVRNDADKVITLTDIDLNGQDITHFAVVENAAIAPGAHAIVRIVRCDTAPLGERMAFTVRGTDAAAATHAVTRSLRLHQPIFPVGNWNGSSGDVFTDDEALQQQLDVGIDMFIWNPNAHDPDDVLPRAEAWDFYLFTHRGDVSGDQTYLDFVADHGDNPRILTNAVSGEADIGGEAIDELPDVQLHREIWPADKPLWVYNACSYEFPAFAPLADLGGMDHYCVFAPKCNINLPPGFWDRIEIAGAYAEQIKYAAEPNPAWNWTQTMWNTNLDDDVFIRCTSDEEIRAQWYQVISAGTKGILWFIFRDEVSEQCGGQGEDEMLRLRRELDQIKLVLLEGEMTEPGAFAASADDTIDVSVTLAAAGAVLFVTNLDYDLNLVGPWTWHEKANVEIAFTPPAGFEPLEFRLLNGNAFTELAATRVSETEWRITLPALAVAQAIAIVWEP, via the coding sequence ATGCTCAGACTTCGCGTCTTTTTTATGCCCGTGCTCCTGATTCTTGTCGCCCTCTCCGGCGCGGCTTGCTCGTGCGGTGACGACGACGACGATGGCGATAATGACGTGGACGACGACGTTGCGGATGACGATACCGCCGCCGACGACGACACGGGCGATGACGACACCTCGCCCGATGACGACAACGCGGATGACGACGACGTCGACGATGACGACGCGGATGACGACGACACCGGCGACGACGATTTCGAAAACGAGCCGCTGGCCGTCGCGGATTGCGACGCGGCGTGCGTTGCGATCGACGAGGACGTGAACTTCGATGCGTCCGCCTCCACCGACCCGAATGGCGAGACGCTGACATTCGCCTGGGACTTCGGCGACGGCGGATCGGCAAGCGGCGCATCGACGACGCACGCCTTTGATGCCGCCGGGGCGTATCGCGTGACGCTGACCGCGACGAACGAGAGCGGCCTGTCGGACGAATCGACGTGCGTCGTCGGCGCCGGCGATTTTCCGGTTGTGACGCCCGCGATCGACGCAATCGATTTTTCCCCGAACCGCTTCGATCCGGCGATCATCGAAACGGGCGACAAGCCGACCGACGGCGGGCTCGTCTACGGCTTTTTCGTCGCGCCGCAGAACACCACGCCCGACGCGATTCTCGTCAACGGCCTAAACGGCCATCCCGGCGACGCGCCGGTGAGCTGGTGCGAACTGACGCCGCCGTCGCTGAACGCGGGCGATGTCGGCATCGTGCGTTGCCACAGCTACGACCCGGCGTTCAACGCGGGCGAGTCCGTGACGCTGGCGGTGATGGACGGCGCGACGACGATCTGGACGAAGACCGCGACCATCCCCGCGCCGTCGTTAACGCCCAGCCTCATCACGGCGAGCGTCGACGGAAAGGAGATTCTCGTCCACGTGCGCAACGACGCGGACAAGGTCATCACGTTGACGGACATTGATCTGAATGGCCAGGACATCACACATTTCGCCGTTGTCGAAAACGCCGCGATCGCCCCCGGCGCGCACGCGATCGTGCGCATCGTTCGCTGCGACACCGCGCCGCTCGGCGAGAGGATGGCGTTCACCGTGCGCGGCACGGACGCGGCGGCGGCGACGCACGCGGTCACGCGCTCGCTGCGCCTGCACCAGCCGATCTTTCCGGTCGGAAACTGGAACGGGTCGTCCGGCGACGTGTTCACCGACGACGAGGCGTTGCAGCAACAGCTTGACGTCGGCATCGACATGTTCATCTGGAACCCGAACGCTCACGATCCCGACGACGTGCTGCCGCGCGCCGAGGCCTGGGATTTCTACCTCTTCACGCATCGCGGCGATGTGTCGGGTGATCAAACGTATCTCGATTTCGTCGCGGACCACGGCGACAACCCGCGCATTCTGACGAACGCGGTCAGCGGCGAGGCCGACATCGGCGGCGAAGCGATCGACGAACTGCCCGACGTGCAGCTTCATCGCGAGATCTGGCCGGCGGACAAGCCGCTGTGGGTTTACAACGCCTGCTCCTACGAGTTCCCCGCATTCGCGCCGCTCGCGGACCTGGGAGGCATGGACCACTACTGCGTGTTCGCGCCAAAGTGCAACATCAACCTGCCGCCGGGTTTCTGGGACCGGATCGAGATCGCGGGCGCGTACGCCGAGCAGATCAAATACGCGGCGGAACCGAATCCCGCGTGGAACTGGACGCAGACCATGTGGAACACGAATCTCGACGACGACGTCTTCATCCGATGCACGTCGGACGAGGAGATCCGCGCGCAGTGGTATCAGGTTATTTCCGCCGGCACGAAGGGCATCCTCTGGTTCATCTTCCGGGACGAAGTCTCGGAGCAATGCGGCGGGCAGGGCGAGGACGAAATGCTCCGCCTTCGTCGCGAGCTCGATCAGATAAAGCTGGTGCTTCTCGAAGGCGAGATGACCGAGCCCGGCGCGTTCGCGGCAAGCGCGGACGACACGATCGACGTATCCGTCACCCTTGCCGCCGCAGGCGCGGTGTTGTTCGTGACGAACCTGGACTACGACCTGAACCTCGTCGGGCCGTGGACATGGCACGAGAAGGCGAACGTGGAGATCGCGTTTACGCCGCCGGCGGGATTCGAGCCGCTCGAGTTCCGTCTCCTGAACGGCAACGCCTTCACGGAGCTCGCCGCGACGCGCGTCTCCGAAACCGAATGGCGCATTACCCTGCCGGCGCTGGCGGTCGCCCAGGCGATCGCGATTGTTTGGGAGCCGTAA
- a CDS encoding iron-containing alcohol dehydrogenase: MSEPATPTYGRGLIAALDKDLFDRAVAFVAPEAWEHARREFHKEPLAVHVPDSMEEARIVADIDALPEAGAVFGIGGGSAIDAAKMYAHRRGGRLVLVPGILSVDAAYTKSIGVRVQHRVRYVGEVFPEALLVDFDLLQTAPKRLNRAGVGDILSIRTALWDWQFARDEKGETYDEAIAVKSAAILERLMAAADDIREVSEDGLRLLSDSFVAEVRLCERFGNSRPEEGSEHYLAYGLEAITRKHYIHGELISYCVLLTSLHQGQPIDDVLRFLKQAGVEFRPEAIGVDRAAMRLSLSVVSEYVRQETQLPWGVFHARPLDSQDADELLDGLEKRI, encoded by the coding sequence ATGTCCGAACCGGCGACGCCAACCTACGGCCGCGGATTGATCGCGGCGCTTGATAAGGACCTTTTCGATCGCGCGGTCGCGTTCGTCGCGCCCGAGGCGTGGGAGCACGCGAGGCGTGAATTCCATAAGGAGCCGCTTGCCGTCCACGTGCCCGACTCGATGGAGGAGGCGCGGATCGTCGCGGATATCGACGCGCTGCCCGAGGCCGGCGCGGTGTTCGGCATCGGCGGAGGCAGCGCCATCGACGCGGCGAAGATGTACGCCCACCGGCGCGGCGGGCGACTCGTTCTCGTGCCGGGCATCCTGTCGGTCGACGCGGCGTATACGAAATCCATCGGAGTGCGCGTGCAGCACCGCGTGCGGTACGTGGGCGAGGTTTTTCCGGAGGCGCTGCTTGTCGATTTCGACCTGTTGCAAACGGCGCCAAAGCGCCTGAACCGCGCGGGCGTCGGAGACATTCTCTCCATACGCACCGCCTTGTGGGATTGGCAATTCGCGCGCGACGAAAAAGGCGAGACGTACGACGAGGCGATCGCCGTCAAGTCCGCGGCGATTCTCGAGCGCCTGATGGCCGCGGCCGACGACATCCGCGAGGTGAGCGAGGACGGCCTGCGCCTGCTTTCCGATTCGTTTGTCGCCGAGGTGCGCCTTTGCGAACGGTTCGGAAACAGCCGCCCCGAGGAGGGATCGGAGCATTATCTCGCCTACGGCCTGGAGGCGATCACGCGCAAGCACTACATCCACGGCGAATTGATTTCGTACTGCGTTCTGCTGACGTCGCTCCACCAGGGGCAGCCGATCGATGACGTGCTGCGCTTTCTCAAGCAGGCGGGTGTCGAATTTCGGCCCGAGGCGATCGGCGTGGACCGCGCCGCGATGCGCCTTTCGCTTTCGGTCGTCTCCGAATACGTCCGCCAGGAAACGCAGCTTCCGTGGGGCGTCTTCCACGCGCGCCCGCTCGACAGCCAGGACGCGGATGAGTTATTGGACGGTCTCGAAAAACGGATCTGA